A region of the Salvia splendens isolate huo1 chromosome 11, SspV2, whole genome shotgun sequence genome:
ATAACCTGAAAGGAAGTAAGTATAAAAGATTCCAATTAGgccaataccaaaatatagtcGTAGGGCTGCCTCAAAATATGAGGTGGGGATTTttcaaaatagaataaataaCAAAGAAGTGGTCTCGAATCGAATGAATTGGTCAGGTTCCATCCATAAAATAAGTAATAAATGATGTTAAAGAGATAGGAGTAGTATAACAATTAacaacgcgtcccgcgcgcggctcgcgttccgtcccggagagacgcttccgccgcgggacgcgttgcaatgTTCGTCCCGTCCCATAGCCCGTAgccgcgagacaagggacgcgtCGTCCCCTCACGCGCCCGGGCGACGTGtcgcgcccccgatgcatgcgtgacgcccactcgctggcccgcgagtgggcgtcgtcacgaatgacgcaataattcatttttttaaaaaaaatcaaattttaataaaaaatataaacggtaatgttaccgttaatttttaaatttcttttttttaaaatttttttatttatttactctataaataatcctatttcatactcatttcacacacaaacacacatctattcctctcaaatcctctctataaccactccaatttcatcttaaatcaactcaaacaaatggatccttttgagcaaatgcgtcaactaatggaacaatcacttgaagaagatcgacgccgagaggcggaggaagccgcgccgccaccacgacgctcccggacatacatccatcgcaactgggaggaagccgccgcaaggttagtacgcgactacttctgcaataacccgatttggggagaaacctacttccgtcgccgttcccGCATGAGTAAACTgatatttctccacatcgcgaatactttggcggcccgggaagagttcttccgagaagggttcgacgcggtcgggcgtcccagccacacgacgttgcagaaatgtactgcagcaatccgtcagcttgcgactagacaaacggccgacatgttcgacgaatacctccacatcggagacaccactgggcgcatgtgcttgctcaaattctgcaaaggcgtccgggcagcctttaCCAACGAATTTCTCCTGAGggcaagcacgaccgattgtcagttcctcctcgaccagcacgaacaagtgcacggattccccgggcttggcagtgtcgattgcatgcactggcaatggaagaattgcccggtggcttggagggggtcctacacgagcggccacaaagacacccacccaaccgttgtactcgaggccattgccgactaccggtttggatctggcacgcgtacttcggggtccctggctcgaacaacgacataaacgtgctacaacagtccgacctctttaccgaagttttggatggtaaagcgtcggccatcaacttcgtcgccaacaaccggctgtataaaatggggtactatctcgccgacggcatctacccgaagtggtcgaccttcgtgaagacgtgcaacaggcctgcgaacccaaagcaggctctttttgcgcagaagcaggaggctgctcgcaaggatgtggagagggcgttcggggttctccaagcgcgtttcaacatcatcaaagccccgactcgttcgtggttcatggagagcatagTCGACATCATGTGTACGTGCAtaatcttacacaacatgattgtccaagacgaaggacccgaggcgggaaattggttcgaccccgaatcccccggaagctcaaccgcaagtagtccgccgcgaagtggagcgcatccgtcaatacaagaacggttgtctattcgggcaaggacatgcgactctagcgcccacgcccaacttCAAGAGGATCTATTTGAgtacatttgggaaaactttggcggagaaaattaaattatgtcatttttatttttttaggattttaattatgtccattttctattttttttaattttaatgttgttttaattttaataaagtgtgtttgttttaattgaattgggttggaaaataaaaataaaaatgaaatttagtgaatagtaatttaagggacggttaagggacggagcgttgcaggttccgtcccttagttaagggatggaggaataaagtatagtggggccatcaaatagtagtttaagggacggtgggggacagcgtagtggatgctctaacaattAACAACTACGAATTTCTAGTGAAGGCAATTCTTTTCAGCACacgatttaagaaaattgtgttaagtgagtcaaataaagaaagaataaagtacgaaatgaaaaaagatagagagatgaaaagagaataaagtaagagagaggaaactAAGTGAAAAAAAAGTGTTGAATTTTACTAAAATTGGAAATGACACCACTaatatggaacgtaccaaaatgacttCACTGATATAGACcgagggagtacattttaatAGAATCATTCCCATTTCCCAGTGAAATTTCTAGATGAATGATCCATCTAAATGTCAGAAAAAGATGTAAAATAGTACAATCTTAACTACTTAAAATGAATCACCTCAAGttgattatatttttatgagtaaaggtcaaaattggtcctgaacatatagccattttacgattttggtcctaaacattatcttttgaattttttggtcctgcacatatggacatttgatcattttggtcatccgtcaatatttccgttaaaaactaacggtcaacattatcttttggattttttggtcctcgacatatggacatttgatcattttggtcctgcacatatgaaattttgatcattttggtcctccgtcaacattttggttaaaaactaacggtcaacggccgattttttactaaaacaatgggttgggtcgggtcgtgtttgggtcgggtttgggttacacgttaagaaaaaaataattattttcttaaaatctaagcataatattttcgttaaaatctaagcataatattcttaaaaattaattaatattttttaattaataaaattaaagtatagattttattaaaaataattttttaattatttaattttattatatagatttaatattagtatactttaattttattattttgattaaaaaataattattttaatttggtaattttttattttgtcgtgtaatatcatgtttaaatcgtataataacatcatgttttagtcgttataatatttttaatcaacaaaaataactaaaaattaaagttttataattttttaattaataaaaaataaatatttttttcttaacgtataacccaaacccgacccaaacacgacccgacccaacccattgttttagtcaaaaatcggccgttgaccgttagtttttaacgaaaatgttgacggaggaccaaaatgatcaaaattccatatgtgcaggaccaaaatgatcaaatatccatatgtgcaggaccaaaaaatccaaaagataatgttgaccgttagtttttaacgaaaatgttgacggaggaccaaaatgatcaaatttccatatgtgcaggaccaaaatgatcaaatgtccatatgtgcaggaccaaaaaatccaaaagataatgtttatgaccaaaatcgtaaaatgactatatgttcaggaccaattttggcctttactctatttTTATTCCCAGATGGATTGTCTGCCAACTTGTAGAATTATCATTTAAGCCCTAGGCTTAGAATACTTCATTTCAtactccctctctccctcaatAAAACATGATTCACTACGATCACTATTATCTACCTTAACTAACGTAACTACTCCAGTAAATAACAAAGTGAGATCCTTATTtcacaaacaaaacacatagtATACTACCTAACTTGATTTAAAATCACACCATTAcattaactttattttgtgACATGACAAAGTAAGTAAGTACTACTATATCAATTGAATTTCCATATAGTGAGCATTAATGTACAAGTAGAGtgatgtatcatgtatgtatcAAAGTAAGTAAATACCCAGTTCTTCGTGATCGCCTTCATCTGCAGCTTCGCCTACTACATATTCCCAGGCTACCTCTTCCAAATGCTCACCTCCCTCTCCTGGATCTGCTGGGCTCTTCCCCCACTCCGTCCTCGTCCAGCAGCTCGGCTCCGGCCTCCACGGCCTCGACTGATCCAGCATCTCCTCCTACCTCGGCAGCCCCTGGTTCGCCACTGCCAACGTCGCCGTCGGCTTCTTCATCGTCATGTACGTCCTCACCCCCATCAGCTACTGGTCCGACCTCTACGACGCCAAGGTCTTCCCCATCTTCTCCGAAGACCTCTTCACCTCCTCCGGCCAGATCTACAACATCTCCTCCATCATCGACTCCTCCTTCCACTTCGACGACGCCGCCTACCGCCAGCAAGGCCACCTCCACCTCAGCACCTTCTTCGTCATGACTTACGGCGTTGGCTTCGCCGCCACCGTCGTCCACGTCATCCTCTTCCACGGCAGGGAAATATGGGAGCAGAGCAAATCGAGCTTCAACGAGAAGGAAAAGGACATACACACCAAGCTCATGAGCAAATACAGGCAACTGCCGGAGTGGTGGTTTTGGTGCATCCTCGTCGGAAACGTCACGCTTACCATCTTCGCCTGCGAGTACTACAACGAGCAGCTTCAGCTCCCGTGGTGGGGGGTTGTACTCACCTGTGTCATCGCCATCTTCTTCAGTCTCCCCATCGGCATCATCACGGCCATCACTAACCAGGTTCTGTTAAAAATCTTGTCTCACATTGTCTTGTTAATGATTTTATCTCATCtatataaatatgaataattacaGACGCCGGGGCTGAACATCATCACGGAgtacataagagcatccactataggaggAAAGGGGGCGGACGAAAATCTGGGGCGAGGgtggggcggtctatagtggaTCGGACGTCCGCCCCGGGACGGACAAGAAAAATGGGCGAGGGTGGGGCGGTAGAGGCTTCGCCTCCTACGGGGTGAGGACGGGGCGATGGTGGTGGCGGCGGGGcgaatgggggggggggggatctATAGTGGGGCGACGGGCTATGAACGTCCGCCCCGTttgagtttttttattttttttttaaaaaaaatttcgaaaattacatctataaatactactcctccaccatccatttttacacactttcacacacttcattttcacacactttccccgcattcactatctacactttcactctaaaaaaatgcacggtggagacgacgaatcccccggctcgcacgaatcgggatatggcggcaatcCATCCCAGCGAGGTCCCCTTTTGCCAGCGAGGTATTGAGGGATAACGTATATGCGCAGCTGGCGCACGAATTGAATGATGCCTGCAGCAAATACGAGGCGGCAACCGACCCGTACATCAAGAATATATACTCCGACCTCATACGTCGGATCCAGCGCCGTCTGCGCTTGGCTGATGAGGGTCCTGGGGCAGCGGCGGCCGGCGGCAGCGGGGGAGACGGAGAaggcgacggagacgaggaagAGGAATCGGACGACGCCACCGATTAGACGATGGCggcgtttttatttgtaattttttttacattcgttgtataattttacctttgccaatacaacgaatattcggtctcaattacctcgttttataattatttcaattcagctaatttaaaaatgaaatgaaaaaattaaaattaaaattggttataaaattttggagctattggaagtgtccgcctatagtgaggcagtggaggaaaaaattggggctatagATAAAAAAGTGGGGTTGTGGAAAAAaaaggggcggggctattggggaaggccgcctatagtggatgctctaatcggGTACATCTACCCGGGGTATCCGGTGGCGAACATGTGCTTAAAGGTATACGGCTACATCAGCATGACTCAGGCTATCACCTTCCTCCAGGACTTCAAGCTGGGGCGCTACATGTAGATCCCACCAAGAACAATgttcatggcgcaggtggtggGGACGCTCATCGCGGCCATCGTCTACCTCTCAACCGCCTGGTGGCTAATGGAGACGATCCCAGACATCTGCGACCAATCATCGGACAGCCTGTGGACGTGTCCGAGCGACCACGTGTTCTACGACGCGTCGGTGGTGTGGGGGCTGATCGGGCCGAGGAAGATGTTCGGGGATCAAGGGCTGTACGGGGCGGTGAACTGGTTCTTCCTGGGCGTGGCCGTAGCGCCGGTGCTGGTGTGGGCGGCGGCCAAGGCGATCCCGGGGCAGGagtggataaggctggtgaacATGCTGATATTGATCGGGGCGTGCGGACAGATGCCGCCGGCGACGGCAGTGAACTACACGTCGTGGATCATACTAGGGTTCTCTCTCTCTGGATTTCATGATCAGCCTTGGTCGGTCGTGTATGTCTCTCTCTGGATTTCATGATCACActtgtctatattattctctctcttgcttttctttctcttcactttaaatacttattatcatttttccgaAACGAGagataaaaatagaatattcctattttttgtagacggagagagtaaaacAGATGGAAAATGATAGTattcctatttttatgggacatgtATGAACTATTATTGAAGTGCTTAGACTTTAGATTCATTTCTAAAAAATGATTGTATTTGCTCAAACTGTTGTTGAACAATTAATCTTTAATTAGCGTGAAATTTATAAGAAACTAATGTGGCATCGAAAGTTGGTAATATTGCTATTTAAATATAGGATAGAGAGTGGGTTagcaaaattttaataattagctatcaattaaaatttcaatttaattaaaatattcgtCGAGTGGGCGACGTAATAACCTATTTAATTTATGGAATGATTTTTTATTATCAAAAGATCCAGTGAGAAGGCATAGTTAATAATTAGGTGAGTCCAAACATCTTTAATTCACgtgtgtttttttttgcttACTAATTCACGTGCTTAAACTATCTCCAATAGTACTATAAAACTTAAAATGTAATAGAATAATACCTTCAACAGTACTGCAAAATCAATCCTATTATAGGTTTTTGTAAAACTATCTATTTTTAAGTTTGCACTAAAATTATACcaaaaaacttttcaaattttgatttcaCTACAAAATAAACACCGTTTACCAAGCACCAAAGTGCTCGATATTAGGCCAAAAGTACTCGGAAAATTGGGAAATACCGAGCACTTTCCGAGCAATTCAAGTGCTCGGTATTTGCTTCGTCGGAATATTTATCTGAGCAACGATAGTGGTCGCCAAACTGGTCAACACACGATCATTCCAAGCACCTTGTTGTGCTCGGAATACCGGAATACAGGGTTGAATAATGCGAGCACCTACATGTGTTTGGATGTTGCGAGCACTTTGCGTATGCTCGGGAATTCAGGAGTACCTCCATGTGCTCAGAAATTTGTGAGTACATGCATATGCTCGGAATTTTCGAGTTGATAGTTCTAAAATATTTCCAAGCACATATAAGTGCTCGGAACAggttatttttgtttttcttttaaatatattagtatttattaatttattattattttaaaattaataaaaaatatcaaaattatttaatgaatagataaagaaaacaaaattcaaataaaattaaattaaataaaatagttttACAATTGTTTTATTATACTATTCCTCCTACACCATTACAATTAGTTTACCCGAATCCATCTACACTTATGTTAAGCTAATTTGAATCCGCTCGCACTTCTCCAATCTGCAAGTTGTATGAGATGGCGGCCCCATTCATCCCCCATAGGTACATCTTCAGTTGCCTCAATCTTCAATGTTATTTGTTGTTGTATGTTTTCATTTGAGATTATCCAGTGAGAATCTCTCGTCCAACATCCCTAAATATCATGTATTAGAGAATCATCGGAGGGTGGAGTAGAGCGTCCTATCGACGCTCCTTAAGAAATCTACACAATAGACAAAAACATTAACATATATATGAAAAAAGGTATGTATTCTTGTTGGAATTGAATGCAAACACAGATGACATACTAAACAGATGAAGGCAACAGTCACCTATTATCTCCATGCATCATCAACTTGGAGAAACATATGATTTGACACAAACTTATcatcaaaatcaagaaaatttccaccagaagatagaaaaaggaaaagaaattaaactaaaaatcaGTTTAGACTATACCTGACAACAGAAAAGCCAGAAGAACTAGCTCGGGCAACCAGATTTCAACACACTTGGCAACCTGAACAAGCAAGGGAAGAGGGATTAGGGCACAATGGTTTGAGAAATGGAAAGAGAAAGCCAGATTCTAGAAGAGATCTTGGCATATGCAAAAATGCTGGTTCAAGAGCTTCTTGGCTAGTTCGAGACATGAAACGGGGGACTAGCGCCGTATCCAGGACCTAAAGGTGCATTAACTCTGTAAGAAATGAGAAACACTGTCTGAATGAAATgagaaaaacacatttggaattgGAGGAAGTGCATACCCGAATGAGTTTTGTTTGATAGCCAGCAACTCAACGTCCAGCTGCATAAAATTCATAAGTAATAAAGATACAGAACCCCTCACCTCACCTCAATGGTTGTTGCATTGGGAAGAATTTCATGTGCTACCTCAAGAGGTACAATCAGCAGTCTCTGCATGCAACACAAGCTAGCCTAAATTCTTGTTGttgttgaataattttttttttttattttcctagCACATACATGGTACTTGGCATTTTCCGAGCACATATATGGTGCTCGGCATTGCTTAAAAATATTGATATAAtatgtttaaaataaattttaatattgtcATACACATTTATGGTGAAGGATTCATATACAAATTTTCCGATATATTGTATTGCTTCAAAATATTGATATGTAATATTGACATGTTTTAAATTCTTGTTGTTGttgaaaaattattaattattttctttatattttccGAGCACATAATGGTACTCGGCATTTTCCGAGCACATATATGGTGCTCGCCATTGCTTAAAAATATTGATATTAtatgtttaaaataaaagtaggactcacattccaacTTTTTCTATCCATTGTtctttacaaagtcaaacaatttcttaaaactcaggCCGATCAAATATGGGACATttaatcatggacggagggagtactagtttttaTAAGATGTTGCACAAATTGAAGATCTTGCTTGATAAAGTATATTACATAGTACAAAGTATTTTATAATCTTTTATTGAAATGTTCCTAGATAACTTGAAGATTAATATCTTCAAATTGGCACGGCCTCGATAAGCAACATCTTTACCGTTTCTTTGGATTTGTTGGGATCGGTATAGCCATCCCCGTCCAAATAAAAAAGTTTGGCGGTTCGAGCAAGATTGAGAACGCGCATGAGGATTGGCATGGATGCCGATGTCGGCTCAAGGCATTCttgatttatatctttcaatGCATTCTTCACTTGTTGTTCAATTTGAGCACGAGCCTCTTCCTCCGACACGCCATACTGTCTCATGTAAGAGTGTATTGACGAGGGTTTCTTCTCATTCTGCACgtgaataaaaatataaaatccaTTAATAAGATTtgtttttgaatttaaatacaATACACATGTATGCTCCATTCGTCCAACAATAtgagttttaattatttttgcacttattttaagaaatatgagcCGAAAAAGTTAATTAAATGTGATATAATGTGTTAcatatatacttatcatttttaataaaaggGGTATAATACCATACCTCATCTCCAACTAAGTCATTCCATAATCGAGCTGCTAATGTTGATGCTCGATCTATTAGAGGTTCATTTATAATCCAATCAAAATCTTTTTCGCTAACTTGATCTCCCATACCCACCAAAGAAGTTGTTGACAACATCATGTAAACGGAACTTGGGAGGGAGACCTTCATATACTCGTCTACTGTTGGAATATAATCATCATACAACCATTTCGTCTCCTCCAAATATGCCAACACTAACTTTTTCATctgcaaaaaaaattttaaataaaaataataactcACAGAATAAAAATCGGTGCATGAATCATACTTCTTGTATTGCATATTGGACGCGGTTTGATTCTCCCGATTTCTCCATTTCGTCTTCCAATTCGGTAAAAGTATCAATAAGGCTTCTGTAGCACATTTGGATGTATGGTGGCGAATCCTCCAAGGTCTCATTAACATCCCAACTgcaaaaagataataaaagacTTTTGTTAGGTgaaatttattcaaatattgTACGAATAAGTAAAAACAATATTTTCATATTGAAAATTGAGATCCAACCGTTGAACAGTGTCTGTTAGAATCTGTAGTTCATCTATTGTTGCATATTCAAATGTGTCGTCAACAATAGAAGCCATACAAATGGCTTTCAGTAATATGCTTCTTGCTCTAGCATAGCATGGCTCGAAGAAGACTCCTAGCATCCATAGGTACAATTCTGCAATCCTATCTCTTGCATAAGGCATTCTATTCGCTATGTCAAATTTCTTCCACCACCTATTCAAAATCAGATTCCAACTTATAAGTACATTATCGAAGTATAAATAAATGGATTAACACTAAATATAACCTTGTAGCATCACTGAGCTCTCTCTGGTGCATCTTCTGCACTATGTTGAAATCCAGTTTTGCGAAATTCAGTAGTGTTTCATTATGTGACTCGTCTTCTTGGTACGCTGAAATGAACTTTCTGGCGCCCAATCTTGTGAGACTCCAACGGTTTGGCATCTTCAGAGCTTCTCCGACACGTTTACAGAGAGAAACATCCGCGGCCTTGTTGAGCACTGAAGCGCGAAGATGAGACGAGCAGAACTCTATTGCTCTGTCAAGAAGTTCCTCGTCATGTTTCAAAAGATGGGCCGCCTCGTACAAGTTCAGCAAACCTTCAACGTTGTCTTGCAACGCCGCCTCATAATTTCCTTGTTTGTCAGTGAATTTGCTGAACACCTCTGTTGAAGTAAAAACTAATTAGCAATCATATTAATTTCTCAACATGCTAGGTGTGGGTGTAGGAATCTTAATTACCACATGGTATGTTGTAACCTTGTTGTCTAAGCAGACGAAAGCGAAGAGCCACAGTGCGGAGATCATCGTTGTTTTTGCTATTTTGCTGCTTGTAATTGTCATGAATAtatttcaaagatccctcaattTCTTTCTCGAAATGATATTCCACACCTAGACGCTGAATCGCATCGATGAGTTCCAATTTACACGTTGAATCGTCCGCAGTTAGGGAGAGCATTTCTCTAACCATTTCTTTGTGCTTTGCGAGTTCTTCTTGTTGAGCAGCATCAATGATGTCCTACACATATATATTATACAGTCGTACATAAAATGCAACAAGCATTAGAATAAAAGTATAATAAATGAGAGTGTTTTGTTATGAATATATATACCAACCGTGTTATCTGAATTATACTTGAGAAAGAAGTTTCCCCAAATGCATGGATGAAATTTTGCTGATTTACGTCTTTCATTTAAGTTCTTTCCATTCTTGATTGCAGGAACAGGTGGAGGTGGTGAATAGATTTCCATCTTACTCTATGTTTCTAAAGAGGGGACAAATTTGTGAATGTATTTATAGACTTTGTTGGTTGAATATGTGAATCGCCATAAATTCGCTACacctaaaataatattaaataaaaacgtgGTTGTATTGTTTATCGTAACAGTCCCATAATTGGCTTCAAATAGTCAATGGGTTTAGCGGGTCATTCTAGTTGAATTAGTGGGAAATTTCCGTAGAGTTAGctacaatattaaaaactactCCGTATAATAgcacatgtttttttttaaataaaaaaataaaaaggaggAAATTAACCGaggtcaagagggctcgaacttgACACCTCATACAacaatgtctaagctccttgccgctaggacgaAGGCTCTAGACATGTAATAGCACATGAGTCACAGGACTAAGAATGCTAGAAGTAGCTGAGTCGAGTGAGTACTAGTTAATAAATAGAGTTGTAAACGCTGGATAGTTCCGAATTTGGTTgctatcaattttttaaaaaccggaccgtaAGTCAACCGGTAAAGTTACTGGTTCATGGTTCAACATCAAGTGGTCGGACCGATTCAACCACTGGTCGAACCGTTTTACtgtaacaaatatatatataattaaatatataataaaaaatatatttttaaaatttagtaaatgataaaataattaattatatgtcTCCAAAAATGTTATATCTTATAGATAATTAGTAATatggggagtgatcaattgctaacttacTCTCTAGTTGcaaactacaactaatttaagactataggattttagaaatctagtgatataaaatttgtcacgtgtaatttttgtttttattaataaaataaaaaaagataaaaaaaactacaaattagagttttggatgaaaatgtgaatatagtgatttgaaaatatcaacacaatgctttgagaatgtcaacacattgcttatgTTACACATTGTTTTAAGAAtaacattctacatgtattatattgacatattttatatactatgttgacatttgttgttgtacgaaaaaaatgaaaatttttgaatttttttcaaattttgacatcggaacatatgcaagtgagatctcgttagaatccttatgaaactatctttaatttgatatatgttgtgcaaaaaaataatttaaatcgagaaagttatatgcgttttaaagttatgtgatatttttcaaaagttacttacaactaatttgttgtaaattgacattaatacccttattgacttTTTGtattgatcgtattgacatttcgggACTGATGTtctaggcccttgatttgaatatctaagggctattatttaattgtagttagcaattaagtattgagttagcaatataacactccccaaagtaatatagtatatataaatatcaaaatttagtgaatataataaaatatacaaattattatttaatgtagatgaaaattataatattttttatatatgaatAGATAAAGTTCATATTAAGTCAAAAAAATGTATGGGTAGAGTAATATTATACTAACAAATTCGCCAAAAGTGGTTTAagtgaaatgaaacatttattgatAGAcggacaaaaaaagaaaaatggggcTTTGAAtggcagacggagggagtattatagcACGATGCCGAGGTCGGGTCCAACAGGTAATATGCAAAATCTTGTATAAAATGATTGGATTAGATAATTATCAAAGATACTCTAGTTTCGTAAAATATGCAAAAGATTAAAATCCAAAATCGGTCTCGtacattttcttaaaaaagATTTTTGGTTCTACACatcaattatattaatttctggttctaaataatatattttggttAATATTTAACGAATTTGTTCCCGTACATTTGCACAAAAAACATATTTGGTCA
Encoded here:
- the LOC121754351 gene encoding bicyclogermacrene synthase-like; translation: MEIYSPPPPVPAIKNGKNLNERRKSAKFHPCIWGNFFLKYNSDNTDIIDAAQQEELAKHKEMVREMLSLTADDSTCKLELIDAIQRLGVEYHFEKEIEGSLKYIHDNYKQQNSKNNDDLRTVALRFRLLRQQGYNIPCEVFSKFTDKQGNYEAALQDNVEGLLNLYEAAHLLKHDEELLDRAIEFCSSHLRASVLNKAADVSLCKRVGEALKMPNRWSLTRLGARKFISAYQEDESHNETLLNFAKLDFNIVQKMHQRELSDATRWWKKFDIANRMPYARDRIAELYLWMLGVFFEPCYARARSILLKAICMASIVDDTFEYATIDELQILTDTVQRWDVNETLEDSPPYIQMCYRSLIDTFTELEDEMEKSGESNRVQYAIQEMKKLVLAYLEETKWLYDDYIPTVDEYMKVSLPSSVYMMLSTTSLVGMGDQVSEKDFDWIINEPLIDRASTLAARLWNDLVGDENEKKPSSIHSYMRQYGVSEEEARAQIEQQVKNALKDINQECLEPTSASMPILMRVLNLARTAKLFYLDGDGYTDPNKSKETVKMLLIEAVPI